The Streptomyces sp. NBC_00224 genome has a window encoding:
- the ggt gene encoding gamma-glutamyltransferase produces MRRSAVRSLSLLAVAAAVATSVAAAPPRTAPPPVKTPEAIGYGGAVASVDVDATAAGIDVLKHGGNAVDAAVATAAALGVTEPYSSGIGGGGYFVYYDAKSRTVHTIDGRESAPHSATSSLFLENGKPLPFPDAVTSGLSVGTPGTPATWDAAVDAWGSKPLSRLLEPAERIARDGFTVDGTFRQQTADNQARFADFPDTAKLFLPGGQLPVVGSKLKNPDLARTYRELGRAGVDAVYRGDLGRDIVRTVRKPPVASGSTRIARPGDLTEKDLRSYAVKRQAPTKVDYRGLKVYGMAPSSSGGTTVGEALNILEHTDLSQASEVQYLHRYIEATRVAFADRGRWVGDPAFEDVPTKGLLSQRFADSRACLISDTKALTSPLAPGDPRHPAPCATSGQASPTTYEGENTTHLTVADKWGNIVSYTLTIEQTGGSGITVPGRGFLLNNELTDFSFAPASPAVHDPNLPGPGKRPRSSMSPTIVLDGHGKPVMALGSPGGATIITTVLQSLVGHLDRGLSLVDSIAAPRASQRNAAKTELEPELYNTPLRAQLESLGQAFTLNPVIGAATGVERLGDGRWVAAAEKVRRGGGSAMVVRPAG; encoded by the coding sequence ATGCGTCGCTCCGCCGTCCGCAGTCTCTCGTTACTGGCCGTCGCCGCGGCCGTGGCGACCTCGGTCGCGGCCGCCCCGCCGAGAACCGCGCCACCGCCCGTCAAGACGCCCGAGGCGATCGGCTACGGCGGCGCCGTCGCCAGCGTCGACGTGGACGCCACCGCCGCCGGCATCGACGTGCTCAAGCACGGCGGCAACGCGGTGGACGCCGCCGTCGCCACGGCCGCCGCCCTCGGCGTCACCGAGCCGTACTCGTCGGGCATCGGCGGCGGCGGATACTTCGTCTACTACGACGCCAAGTCCCGCACCGTGCACACCATCGACGGCCGCGAGAGCGCGCCGCACTCCGCGACCTCGTCCCTGTTCCTGGAGAACGGCAAGCCGCTCCCGTTCCCGGACGCGGTGACCAGCGGGCTCAGCGTCGGCACCCCCGGCACCCCGGCCACCTGGGACGCGGCCGTCGACGCCTGGGGTTCCAAGCCGTTGAGCCGGCTCCTGGAGCCCGCCGAGCGGATCGCGCGCGACGGCTTCACCGTCGACGGCACCTTCCGCCAGCAGACCGCCGACAACCAGGCGCGGTTCGCGGACTTCCCGGACACCGCGAAGCTCTTCCTGCCCGGCGGGCAGCTGCCGGTGGTCGGCTCGAAGCTGAAGAACCCCGATCTCGCCCGCACCTACCGGGAGTTGGGGCGCGCGGGCGTCGACGCCGTCTACCGCGGCGACCTGGGACGCGACATCGTACGGACCGTCCGCAAACCCCCCGTCGCGTCCGGCTCGACCCGCATCGCGCGCCCCGGCGACCTCACCGAGAAGGATCTGCGGTCGTACGCGGTCAAGCGCCAGGCCCCGACGAAGGTGGACTACCGGGGCCTGAAGGTCTACGGCATGGCGCCCTCGTCCTCGGGCGGCACCACGGTCGGCGAGGCGCTCAACATCCTTGAGCACACCGACCTGTCGCAGGCGTCCGAGGTGCAGTATCTGCACCGCTACATCGAGGCGACCCGGGTGGCCTTCGCGGACCGGGGCCGCTGGGTGGGCGACCCGGCCTTCGAGGACGTACCGACCAAGGGGCTGCTCTCGCAGAGGTTCGCGGACTCGCGGGCCTGTCTCATCAGCGACACCAAGGCTCTGACCAGCCCGCTGGCGCCCGGCGACCCCCGCCACCCGGCGCCGTGCGCCACCTCCGGCCAGGCCTCGCCCACCACGTACGAGGGCGAGAACACCACGCATCTGACGGTGGCCGACAAGTGGGGCAACATCGTCTCGTACACCCTCACCATCGAGCAGACCGGCGGCAGCGGCATCACCGTCCCCGGCCGGGGTTTCCTGCTCAACAACGAGCTCACCGACTTCTCGTTCGCCCCGGCGAGCCCGGCCGTCCACGACCCGAACCTGCCGGGCCCGGGCAAGCGGCCGCGCTCCTCGATGTCGCCGACGATCGTCCTCGACGGGCACGGGAAGCCGGTGATGGCGCTCGGCTCGCCGGGCGGCGCGACCATCATCACCACGGTGCTCCAGTCCCTCGTCGGGCACCTCGACCGGGGCCTGTCACTGGTCGACTCCATCGCGGCCCCGCGCGCCAGCCAGCGCAACGCGGCGAAGACCGAGCTGGAGCCCGAGCTCTACAACACCCCGCTCCGGGCCCAACTGGAGTCGCTGGGGCAGGCGTTCACACTCAACCCGGTGATCGGCGCGGCGACCGGGGTGGAGCGGCTCGGTGACGGCCGCTGGGTGGCTGCGGCCGAGAAGGTCCGGCGCGGCGGCGGTTCGGCGATGGTGGTGCGCCCAGCTGGGTGA
- a CDS encoding glycoside hydrolase family 75 protein translates to MRTRTLALAAASGAALLATAALPATAQNTARATNAPTRTEEGSVSAADLLAKVKSCSQISSGKYRTDSETAATVPVCGKNGAVFWKADLDVDCDGQTTTACNRGTDPWFQGDTAFHQSNGKPLNAEKLPYVVVPSSSSIWSYSSAGMKGGGVVAVIYGNKVEYAVVGDTGPSKIIGEASYATAKALGMNPDPATGGAESGVTYILFTNSQAKPIESHSAAVSLGDELAKQFVADN, encoded by the coding sequence GTGCGTACGCGAACGCTCGCCCTCGCCGCCGCCTCCGGTGCCGCGCTGCTCGCCACCGCGGCCCTCCCCGCCACCGCCCAGAACACGGCCCGCGCCACCAACGCCCCCACCCGTACCGAGGAGGGCTCGGTCAGTGCGGCCGATCTGCTGGCCAAGGTGAAGAGCTGTTCGCAGATCTCCAGCGGCAAGTACAGGACCGACAGCGAGACCGCCGCGACGGTCCCGGTCTGCGGCAAGAACGGCGCCGTGTTCTGGAAGGCCGACCTGGACGTCGACTGCGACGGCCAGACGACCACCGCCTGCAACCGCGGCACCGACCCGTGGTTCCAGGGCGACACCGCCTTCCACCAGTCCAACGGCAAGCCGCTGAACGCCGAGAAGCTGCCCTACGTCGTCGTGCCGAGCTCCAGCTCGATCTGGAGCTACTCCTCGGCCGGGATGAAGGGCGGCGGTGTGGTCGCCGTCATCTACGGCAACAAGGTCGAGTACGCGGTGGTCGGCGACACCGGCCCCTCCAAGATCATCGGTGAGGCGTCCTACGCCACCGCCAAGGCGCTGGGGATGAACCCCGACCCGGCCACCGGCGGCGCCGAGTCCGGCGTCACGTACATCCTCTTCACGAACTCGCAGGCGAAGCCGATCGAGAGCCACAGCGCGGCGGTATCGCTCGGCGACGAGCTCGCCAAGCAGTTCGTCGCCGACAACTGA
- a CDS encoding DUF4360 domain-containing protein — MFNALAIGGASAVLLAAPLSSSGHTPGGWGTPPPDKIVIDLVTVNGSGCPAGTAAVAVSTDNTAFTVTYSTYLAQVGKGSSPTDIRKNCQLALNVHVPQGFTYAIASADYRGFAHLEKGATAQERANYYFQGMPQTVSATHPFKGPFSDDWQTNDSTDVSALVYKPCGEERYLNINTELRAGAGTSDTANTTSFISMDSTDASINTIYHFSWKVCPPK; from the coding sequence ATGTTCAACGCACTGGCCATCGGCGGCGCGTCCGCCGTCCTTCTGGCCGCCCCACTCAGCTCGTCCGGCCACACCCCCGGCGGCTGGGGCACCCCGCCGCCCGACAAGATCGTGATCGACCTCGTGACCGTCAACGGCTCGGGGTGTCCGGCGGGTACGGCGGCCGTCGCGGTCTCAACCGACAACACCGCGTTCACCGTCACGTACAGCACCTACCTGGCGCAGGTCGGCAAGGGTTCCTCGCCGACCGACATCAGAAAGAACTGCCAGCTCGCGCTGAACGTCCACGTCCCGCAGGGCTTCACCTACGCGATCGCCTCGGCCGACTACCGCGGCTTCGCCCATCTGGAGAAGGGCGCCACCGCGCAGGAGCGGGCGAACTACTACTTCCAGGGCATGCCCCAGACGGTCTCCGCCACGCACCCGTTCAAGGGGCCGTTCTCCGACGACTGGCAGACCAACGACTCCACGGACGTCTCCGCCCTCGTCTACAAGCCCTGCGGTGAGGAGCGCTATCTGAACATCAACACCGAACTGCGGGCCGGGGCCGGCACCTCCGACACGGCCAACACCACCAGCTTCATCAGCATGGACTCGACCGATGCCAGCATCAACACCATCTACCACTTCTCGTGGAAGGTGTGCCCGCCGAAGTAG
- the map gene encoding type I methionyl aminopeptidase codes for MVEIKTDTQMDAMREAGRVVARALAAARDAAGVGVSLLDIDTAAHEVLRAAGASSPFLGYHPDFAPVPFPAVACVSVNDAIVHGVPDGYRLRDGDLVSVDFGAVLDGWAGDSAISFTVGRARSEDVRLISTAYEALEAGIAAATVGNRIGDIAHAIGKVCRGAGYGIPEDFGGHGIGRQMHEDPGVPNEGRPGRGMVLRHGMVLAIEPMLIADGTDGYYPAPDGWTLRTVTGVRAAHTEHTVAITDSGPRILTLV; via the coding sequence ATGGTAGAGATCAAGACGGACACACAGATGGACGCGATGCGCGAGGCCGGGCGGGTGGTGGCGCGGGCGCTCGCCGCGGCGCGGGACGCGGCCGGCGTCGGCGTCAGCCTGCTGGACATCGACACGGCGGCCCATGAGGTGCTGCGCGCGGCGGGCGCCTCCTCACCGTTCCTCGGCTACCACCCGGACTTCGCCCCGGTGCCGTTCCCCGCCGTCGCCTGCGTCTCCGTCAACGACGCCATCGTGCACGGCGTCCCGGACGGCTACCGGCTGCGCGACGGCGACCTGGTCAGCGTCGACTTCGGCGCGGTCCTGGACGGCTGGGCCGGGGACTCGGCGATCAGCTTCACGGTGGGCCGGGCGCGGAGCGAGGACGTCCGGCTGATCTCGACGGCGTACGAGGCGCTGGAGGCGGGCATCGCGGCCGCGACCGTGGGCAACCGCATCGGCGACATCGCGCACGCGATCGGCAAGGTGTGCCGGGGCGCCGGATACGGCATCCCGGAGGACTTCGGCGGCCACGGCATCGGCCGCCAGATGCACGAGGACCCGGGGGTGCCCAACGAGGGCCGTCCGGGCCGGGGCATGGTGCTGCGGCACGGCATGGTCCTGGCGATCGAGCCGATGCTGATCGCGGACGGCACCGACGGGTACTACCCCGCCCCGGACGGCTGGACGCTGCGCACGGTCACCGGCGTCCGCGCGGCGCACACCGAGCACACGGTGGCCATCACGGACTCCGGGCCGCGCATTCTGACGCTCGTGTGA
- a CDS encoding acetyl-CoA C-acyltransferase — translation MRDAVIVEAVRTPIGKGKPGGALSQTHPVELLAHTLRALVERSGVDPALVDDVIGGTVDQVGEQAMNTTRYAWLSAGFPDTVPATTVDRQCGSSQQAVHFAAQGVLSGAYDLVVACGVESMSRVPMWSNVPPGKDPFGPGVAARFPEGLVPQGISAELIAAKWSIGRERMDEFAAASHQKAAAAWGAGLFDAETAPIAGLTRDESVRPTTTPEILAGLKPSFVDPHFAERFPQIDWSVTAGNSSPTNDGASAVLITSSETAARLGLRPLARLHSFAVTGSDPVLMLTGVVPATEKVLRKAGLSLSDIDLFEVNEAFASVVLAWQQETGADLSKVNTQGGAIALGHPLGASGTRLMTTLVHAMHRRGARYALQTMCEAGGLANATVLEAL, via the coding sequence ATGCGTGACGCCGTGATCGTGGAAGCCGTCCGTACCCCGATAGGAAAGGGAAAGCCGGGCGGGGCGCTCTCCCAGACGCACCCCGTCGAGCTGCTCGCCCACACCCTGCGCGCCCTCGTCGAGCGCAGCGGTGTCGACCCGGCACTGGTCGACGACGTGATCGGCGGCACCGTCGACCAGGTCGGCGAGCAAGCCATGAACACCACCCGGTACGCCTGGCTCTCCGCCGGGTTCCCGGACACCGTCCCCGCGACGACCGTGGACCGCCAGTGCGGCTCCTCGCAGCAGGCCGTCCACTTCGCCGCCCAGGGCGTGCTCTCGGGGGCGTACGACCTGGTCGTGGCCTGCGGGGTCGAGTCGATGAGCCGGGTGCCGATGTGGTCCAACGTGCCGCCCGGCAAGGACCCGTTCGGCCCGGGGGTGGCCGCCCGCTTCCCCGAGGGCCTCGTCCCGCAGGGCATCAGCGCCGAGCTGATCGCCGCGAAGTGGTCGATCGGGCGGGAGCGGATGGACGAGTTCGCCGCCGCCTCGCACCAGAAGGCCGCCGCGGCCTGGGGCGCCGGGCTCTTCGACGCCGAGACCGCGCCGATCGCCGGGCTGACGCGGGACGAGTCCGTACGTCCCACGACGACCCCGGAGATCCTCGCCGGGCTGAAGCCGTCCTTCGTGGACCCGCACTTCGCCGAGCGGTTCCCGCAGATCGACTGGTCGGTGACCGCGGGCAACAGCAGCCCCACCAACGACGGCGCCTCCGCCGTCCTGATCACCTCCAGCGAGACCGCGGCGAGGCTCGGGCTGCGTCCGCTCGCCCGGCTGCACAGTTTCGCGGTCACCGGCTCCGACCCCGTCCTGATGCTCACCGGAGTCGTCCCCGCGACGGAAAAGGTGCTGCGCAAGGCGGGACTCAGCCTCTCCGACATCGACCTCTTCGAGGTCAACGAGGCCTTCGCGAGCGTGGTGCTCGCCTGGCAGCAGGAGACCGGCGCCGACCTCTCGAAGGTCAACACGCAGGGCGGCGCGATCGCGCTCGGCCACCCGCTGGGCGCCAGCGGCACCCGGCTGATGACCACGCTGGTGCACGCGATGCACCGGCGCGGGGCGCGTTACGCCCTCCAGACCATGTGCGAGGCGGGTGGGCTCGCCAACGCCACGGTCCTGGAAGCCCTCTGA
- a CDS encoding winged helix-turn-helix transcriptional regulator — protein MTTSQKNSRPCSIADALGVVGEKYALLVLREVFFGVHRFDAIARNVGAPRDILTARLRRLVDAGVLEKVLYNERPARYEYRATEAGQELRPVLLMLMRWGDRHLADVPPTVWRHTCGADLDPAIMCRSCGEEVHRRDVTPRFQVAGWDAEGGPAG, from the coding sequence ATGACGACGTCGCAGAAGAACTCCCGCCCCTGCTCGATCGCCGACGCGCTCGGGGTCGTGGGGGAGAAGTACGCGCTGCTCGTCCTGCGCGAGGTCTTCTTCGGCGTGCACCGCTTCGACGCGATCGCCCGCAACGTGGGCGCCCCCCGCGACATCCTCACCGCCCGGCTGCGCCGGCTCGTCGACGCGGGCGTCCTGGAGAAGGTGCTCTACAACGAGCGGCCGGCCCGGTACGAGTACCGCGCCACCGAGGCGGGACAGGAGCTGCGCCCGGTGCTGCTGATGCTGATGCGCTGGGGCGACCGCCACCTCGCGGACGTGCCGCCCACGGTGTGGCGGCACACCTGCGGCGCGGACCTGGACCCCGCGATCATGTGCCGCTCCTGCGGCGAGGAGGTCCACCGGCGCGATGTGACTCCGCGGTTCCAGGTGGCGGGGTGGGATGCGGAGGGTGGCCCGGCGGGCTGA
- a CDS encoding helix-turn-helix domain-containing protein, protein MVRTPLTPEERERGERLGRLLRAARDGRSMSEIAAAAGLSAETLRKIETGRAPTPAFFTVAALASVLGLSLDEVAGHCTPLAA, encoded by the coding sequence ATGGTCCGCACCCCTCTCACCCCCGAAGAGCGCGAGCGCGGCGAGCGGCTCGGCCGGTTGCTGCGGGCCGCGCGGGACGGGCGCAGCATGAGCGAGATCGCTGCGGCCGCCGGTCTCTCCGCCGAGACCCTGCGCAAGATCGAGACCGGCCGCGCCCCGACCCCGGCGTTCTTCACCGTGGCCGCGCTCGCCTCCGTACTCGGCCTCTCGCTGGACGAGGTCGCGGGGCACTGCACGCCGCTGGCGGCGTAA
- a CDS encoding alginate lyase family protein codes for MLKQPAPKWPRRAAALATLVAFGALAACAPASRVSATSAGQDAVTAFHHPGVVIGRSQLDAVRARVRAGREPWHAAYEKMRTSRYGSLAYTAHPAEVVPCPPNAGPPSCLAEREDAIAAYTQALLWSVDGDEAHVRKAVEIMDGWSKVMKEHTEGNAGLQTAWAGSSWARAADIVHAGYPKWGAANVQRFKWMLRKAYLPAVTAKVPDYNGNWELAMTDAAIGIAVFLEDRELFTQSLDRYRARVPAYFYLGSDGKLPKPPPGGTMNTPEKLATYWFGQRTYTDGLGQETCRNFMHIGYSLAASGHIAETAWQQGVDLYGPTAERLRAALEFHARYQLGEVAPAWLCGGKVERTMGPDVEVALNHLRNRMHLKLPETEKLAERQRPSGTDDLFVAWETLTHAENPGQGSSV; via the coding sequence GTGCTCAAGCAGCCCGCCCCGAAGTGGCCCCGCCGCGCCGCCGCCCTCGCCACCCTGGTCGCTTTCGGCGCCCTCGCCGCCTGTGCCCCCGCCTCCCGTGTCTCGGCCACCTCGGCCGGCCAGGACGCCGTGACCGCCTTCCACCACCCCGGTGTGGTGATCGGCAGGAGCCAGCTGGACGCCGTACGGGCGAGGGTGCGGGCCGGGCGGGAGCCCTGGCACGCGGCGTACGAGAAGATGCGGACCAGCCGGTACGGCTCGCTCGCGTACACCGCGCACCCCGCCGAGGTCGTCCCCTGTCCGCCGAACGCCGGGCCGCCCTCGTGTCTGGCCGAGCGCGAGGACGCGATCGCCGCGTACACCCAGGCGCTGCTCTGGTCCGTCGACGGCGACGAGGCGCACGTCCGCAAGGCCGTCGAGATCATGGACGGCTGGTCGAAGGTGATGAAGGAGCACACGGAGGGCAACGCGGGGCTGCAGACCGCCTGGGCGGGCTCCTCCTGGGCGCGCGCCGCCGACATCGTGCACGCGGGCTACCCGAAGTGGGGCGCCGCTAACGTCCAGCGCTTCAAGTGGATGCTGCGCAAGGCCTATCTGCCCGCCGTGACCGCCAAGGTCCCCGACTACAACGGCAACTGGGAACTGGCGATGACCGACGCGGCCATCGGGATCGCGGTGTTCCTGGAGGACCGCGAGCTGTTCACCCAGTCGCTGGACCGCTACCGGGCGCGGGTTCCCGCGTACTTCTACCTCGGTTCCGACGGGAAGCTGCCCAAGCCGCCGCCCGGCGGCACGATGAACACCCCGGAGAAGCTGGCCACGTACTGGTTCGGGCAGCGCACCTACACCGACGGGCTCGGCCAGGAGACCTGTCGCAACTTCATGCACATCGGCTATTCGCTGGCCGCCTCCGGGCACATCGCGGAGACCGCCTGGCAGCAGGGCGTCGACCTGTACGGGCCGACGGCCGAGCGGCTGCGGGCCGCCCTGGAGTTCCACGCCCGCTACCAGCTGGGTGAGGTGGCCCCGGCGTGGTTGTGCGGCGGCAAGGTGGAGCGCACGATGGGGCCGGACGTGGAGGTCGCCCTCAACCATCTGCGCAACCGGATGCACCTGAAGCTGCCCGAGACCGAGAAGCTCGCCGAGCGGCAGCGCCCGTCGGGGACGGACGACCTGTTCGTGGCCTGGGAGACGCTGACGCACGCGGAGAACCCGGGGCAGGGTTCGTCGGTGTGA